The following nucleotide sequence is from Oreochromis niloticus isolate F11D_XX linkage group LG9, O_niloticus_UMD_NMBU, whole genome shotgun sequence.
TTTGGATAACTTACCTGAGGCATGAGTGTCCCAGTGACCTACAGAACTCTTCCAGCGCCTCAGCTTTCTGTCCATTCATGTTGGAGCCATAACCTGGGAGGAAAACCACACCTGGGCTCTTTCCCTTCACTCTTCTGTAGGCCAGCTTTGGGAGATCTGGTCGTGAAGCATACTGAACCGAAGATTTGTGCCTCCTGGGTTCTGTTTCACAGAGCattagttttgttatttattgACATTGAATATTATTTATTGATACTGAATTTGTCACATTAATGACTCCCTGTACAGAATTTTCGCTCAGTTTGGCGAACTTTGCTGGACACATGTCATGCCCCGCGTAGGATAAAGCTCATCTCGATGCAAGAGCATGGGCGTTTCTTTCACATCGCTGGGATTTACTCAAGCGAGGGTAATTAGCTTCCTAAGCATTTTAGAAATGCTACAAAATTTGACCAAAAATGGCGCAAAAGCATTCCGAGCGTTAACATTTCGCCGTTCATGTCCGAAAAATCTTTAGGACGACGCAGTCTGTGCGAGCCACACCCCCTCCGACGTGTTTAAATACCTCTGTAAGGCACACGAGCGTTACCAAATGTTCCTGCCATAAGAGGACACCTCAACAAACCTTCCAGACGCTTTGAAGACAGAGCTGCGAGCCCCCCATTGCTTAAAATCTGTGAAAGTCCTCTGCGGCAAGACCTCAGCGCGACGGCTGCCATACTGCTCCGAGACCACTGAGAAAACATCGCGAGAGTTGGAGCCGCGAGTCTCGTTTCAAGCCGCACAACAGTTGTAGTTCAAAGTAGATGTACATTGCGTCCTGCACTACATTCCTTTACTTCAGTGGAAATATACTGCCTTAGCAGTAAAGGCCACGCATTTAAACGTGCACTAAATgtataatgaagaaaaaaagtgtaGAGATTTACACATTTGGGTGGTTGGGGGTACCTCAAAAGGCTATTAAAGTGGAGTACTTGGGGAAAATGTCGTCACCTCCACCAGTGCAGTAACGCTTCTTTATTTATCTTGGCAATCACGAAAAAATATCTTTAATCTGAAGTTTGTTATTATTTCTCTAAAACAAGCATACTGTAACCAGAAGCCCTTTTTGGTCACTCTTTAATTCTTAAGTGCATTCACTGAACTGACAGCAACACTCAGACTTAGTAATACTAGCTCAACAAcgcattttgttaaaaaaaaaaaaaaaagactagatagataataataataatcagtgTGCAGATTATCACACCTGTAGTGCACACATGTATTCAACTTAATAACtacagaaaaatagaaaacaaacaaccacaCATAAAAGTAAACAGGTCTCTTTACATACAACTATGTATTATATTACGTATATATATAAGAAAAAGGTCCCACATTGTATAAGCAACGCTCTTCTAAAATAAATATCCCAATGAAATCAAAATAGCTGTTATGAGAAATACTGCCTTTATTTATGAGTAAATATCATCTTTCATGTTGTAGTTTtatagtgttttttaaagtgtttgtgcagTGTCATGCATcatgtttgatttatttgaataaaatcagcactttaatattaaatataacaGAAGCCACATgcccaaaaaaggaaaaaggaaaatataacATTAAAGGTAACAGAATACTATAAAAACTAGTAAATGTACCACTTATTAACATTTCTATGCGGGTTTCACGCATGCATCTAGTGCTCGTGGTTAGCAGATGCGCGCTAAGCTGCAATCAGTGAAGCAGTGTTGCTATTTTAGTGTGGGTAGGGGTAACAGAGGGGGTGACACTGCTGTGGACATGATAGCCGAGAAGTTGTTATGACCGTCATGTGAAGTGTCAGTTTGTAACATGACTCAGAGCGTCACAGGCGGAAGGTCACGGAGCAGCAGAACGGAACGGAAGCGGGAGTAAAAAGCCTATCCGCCATTGTGGAATATGGTAAGGGATATTCCAGTAAGGCACTAGTCAGTTTGGGCTTGACTGATAAACACCATCTGTGGCAGGATCGGACACGTTAACTGACGCCCTCTCCGCAGACACAAAGTCGCTGTTTGTAACAGCCAAAAGCAGCGAATCGTCGTCAGGATCTGAGCACGGCAGGAGgaaaggaaaagggaaaaaacgCCGCCTTGTAACGTTAATAGAGTGATTGGACAACCGAAGAGACGAGCCAGCAAAGCACCAAagtgcagagagggagagagaggaagccGTGGACAGTCTCACAAACAGCCATCAGTTTCGGTTCCTGGAGGATGTCTGCGACTACCGTCGATCAGGTTCGTGTGTCGGAAGCGGAACGGTGCTACGGATTTAGCGGTGCGGCGGAATGAAACTTTGCCGACAACAGTTTGATCTGGCTCGGCAAACAGGCTCCAAAGTATTTGATGTGTGATAGCTATTAGCTGTAATGTAGGCCGACTGTACTACTAATCAACTCTAGCTGTAGCCGGGTGGGTTTGCCAATGCGGCACCGTTTACTGGATGTCAGAGCGTTTGACATCCGGTCAATAACACGAAGCAACCTGTAAATTTTAGCATCCGGGCTGATGCTTCAGCCTGAGGTTGACTGGATCGTCGacttatatatttatttgtgtAGGGATACAGCCTGCTCTGTCAGTGTGCGtctgtttcttgtttcctgtcgTGATCTGATACTAGTCTcatttctcatttcttttttttatgtattttttctcAGAGACCTAAAGGACAAGGAAATAAAGGTAAGGCTTTATACTGTGGCGTTTCCAGTGTGGCACTGCAGGCTGTTTTCATGTCCAATTAGCCACCATGCTATTCAAAACTGTAGCTTATTTATGTTAGCCTTGTTTACTTTAGCTGCTGAAAACCTGTGAGTAAAATGTTTCTGATTACATCTTTCCTGCTGAATTTCTCGTATTGAATGTCCCTTGTTTCTGATCTTAGTGCAAAACGGATCAATGCATCAAAAGGATGGTgtaaatgatgatgattttgAGCCTTACCTCAGCGGCCAGACAAATCAGGTAAGGAGGCACACGAGTACCAGGTTAATGAACAAATTATTTGCACATAGAATTTTCTTGCTAGTTTGTTGTCACTCCGTATAAccctgactttttttctttttctttttttttttttgccacacAGAGTAACAGCTATCCACCAATGTCTGATCCCTACATGCCCAGCTACTATGCTCCATCCATTGGTTTCCCTTACTCTCTGGGGGAGGCTGCTTGGTCCACAGCAGGAGACCCACCTATGCCCTACCTAACTACCTATGGACAGATGAGCAACGGCGAGCCACACTTCATCCCTGATGGTGTTTTCAGTCAACCGGGTGCCCTGGGAAACACCCCTCCCTTCCTTGGGCAGCACGGCTTCAACTTTTTCCCGGGCAATGCAGACTTTTCCACCTGGGGTACTAGTGTCTCTCAGGGCCAGTCCACACAGAGCTCAGTCTACAGCAATAGCTATGGGTACGCCCCGAGCTCGCTGGGTCGAGCCATCACGGACGGACAGGCGGGCTTTGGAAGCGACACCCAGCTCAGTAAGGTCCCGGTGCTGAACAGCATTGAACAGGGTATGACGGGGCTAAAGCTGGGTACAGACATGGTGGCAGCTGTCACCAAAACTGTGGGCTCACCTTTAGGAGGCACAGCAGGTATGAGCAGCATGTCGGCCAGCAACCTCCCTCCGTCTGTCAGCTCCTCTGCACCTAAACCCGCTTCCTGGGCAGCTATTGCCAAGAAGCCAGCCAAACCACAACCCAAGGTCAAACCCAAAGCCAACATGGGGATAGGGGGAGGCGCCGCTATTCCCCCACCCCCTATAAAGCACAATATGAACATTGGTACTTGGGATGATAAGGGCTCTCTGAACAAGCCCCCATTAGCTCAGACTATGATGCCCCCCCAGCCTCTGGTGCAGCAGCCTCTCCTTGGTCAGCCACAGCCCTTACTGCAGAACCCTTTACCCCCTCAGCCTCAGCACCAGCCCCAGCACCAACACCAACACCAACCCTTCCAACTCCAGTCTCTCCAGTCCCCTCAACACCCCCAGCCTCTGCCCCCTGGTCCTCCACACCTGCACCTTCCTTCCCAACCCCCTCAGGCTCTTCATCAGCAACAACCCCAACAACCTGGCCCGCCCCCTAACCGCTGGGTGGCTCCGAGGAACCGTGGCGAGGGCTTTGGTCTTTGTGTTGGAATCCCACCGAGTGCCTCCCCTTGCTCTGGAGAAGTGCACCCAGTGCTGGAGAAACTTCGTGCCCTCAACAACTACAACCCCAAAGACTTTGACTGGAACTTGAAAAATGGGCGCGTTTTCATTATCAAGAGCTATTCAGAAGATGACATCCACCGCTCAATCAAGTACTCTATCTGGTGCAGTACAGAACATGGCAACAAGCGCCTGGATGGTGCTTACCGCTCCCTGGGCAACAAGGGGCCCCTGTACTTGTTGTTCAGTGTCAACGGCAGTGGGCACTTTTGTGGCGTAGCTGAAATGCGCTCACCGGTGGACTACAATGCCTATGCAGGCGTCTGGTCTCAGGATAAGTGGAAGGGCAAGTTTGAGGTAAAGTGGATTTTCATCAAAGACGTGCCCAACAACCAGCTGCGTCACATCCGGCTGGAGAACAATGACAACAAGCCAGTGACCAACTCCAGGGACACTCAGGAAGTGCCTCTGGAGAAGGCCAAACAAGTGCTTAAAGTTATCGCCACTTACAAGCATACCACCTCAATCTTTGATGACTTTGCACATTATGAGAAACgtcaggaagaggaggaggctcTGAGGAAGGTGAGATAATACATACTTTAAGAGCCCTGTCCTCTGTAAATATCTTGTTTGCATGTGCCAAGGTAGTTCAGTTTTATCGCCCTTTAATTCAAAGGGAGGCTAACTTTCACAGAGTCACTGCTGCAGGCTGTTGTCAGACTGTAATCAGCTGATCTTGTTCCACCTGCTCAGGGGTTGTAACATCCTGTTGCTGAATGAACAGTCTGCTGAAAATGGAAGTTCCCAGAGGCCTGTCAGCAGATTGACATGGCACCATTACTCATAAGCAGGCTCAAGAAAACACTGATTTCTCATCAGCCATCTCATGCTGCTGAGATTGCGATGATCTGCCCAAATGGAGCTGGATGCATTAAGGTTTTCTGAAATAGTCCAGATTCCTGGCATTCCTTCTGCCAGACAAAGGCAGATGTAGGCTCCGATCTTCCTTTGAACACCGAGCCCCTCTGCTTTCCACAGGCTCCTCATGCTTTATTAGCCTTTACCAACATAAGCTCCTGGCCTACAAACTGTCTGCAAATTGCCACGGCACAGTCGGCGCAGTTTGCCAGGAATATGTATTCTAAAAATGCACGGTGAGATTGTaagtaaaaatgagaaaagcaaGCACAGAATAAGCTTCTCATTGGGGAAACTAAAATATGTTGCTGTGGTAATAACAGTGGTGTACCACAAATGTAGTGAAAACTCTGTGGGAGGCTGCTGCTGTGGAAAAACATCAGCCAAAAAGGCAAACAACATGGTATCACTGATAGCTTTCTGCTGCATCCATTCTTAGATTCACCGGTATGCTAATCTAATTGCGTTTAGAAACCTACCCCATCCCACGACCCACTCCCTTCTTTTCCACCTACTCCCCCACTACTGGTGCTCTATTGATGCTGTATTGGCTGCTCACAGCTGACCTTGTTAATATGCGCTGGGTTACTTTCTCATAAATATTTCAAGTCAATGTTTTCAGGCTTCTGAAAACAACCTGTCAGTAGAAAGCCAGTTTCATCCTGCGCCGTGCTGCTTTTTGTATCCCTAACCTCCTACATGACAGGATCGGCCGAGTGAGGGCTCCGCCTCCTAAGGCTGACAAGGTTAATTGTTCTCTGTTGTTTGGCCAATCCTTCCTGAACTTTGAGAGGTGTCAAAGCAGCACAGCTACCTGCACAAAAAACACCTTCCCAGAGTGTTTTCTTTAGAGGTAACTTTGGATCTAAATGTTGTTACAGGATTTGATTAGCATAACTAATTTGGTAATTAATACTCAGAGGGAAGCTCCTTCTTTCCTGTGGTGTGGATGCTCATAACATGATGGGATGAATTCCACTCAGCTGTAATGCTTACAGTTATATGTGCCATACATAATACATTCCTCAATCTTAGCTGATTTTAAGGTGGAAAACCCCTTTTCTTACTACtttttacaaagaaatgaattaCATGCTTCTTTTATATTAATGTGACCCCTTTTCATGCAGCGATATAAGTTAAGTCTAGACTACATTTTGTGAAGCTTTCTGTGCTAAGAGCTGCTCTACTGGGGATAGAGTTACTCTGGGGCCTGGGTCTCTGTGGTTTTCCCAGAGCACTGATATGGACACCTTCAATGAGGTCACTATTCTGACTGAAAACTAGAGAAAACCATCAGCCTCTGGGGGTTATTTTGACTCCAATGCCCCACTGGCATTTTACCTATTTTAGTGCGTCTTTACCAACTCTTAGCCATTCCTGTTTTCTAAATccttgtgtatttgtttgtcaTTACTCATGTTTTGTTGAGTATGGCTGTCTGGAACTTGGCTTTAGAGTTATTACTACAAGCTGAGTGTCGTTGCTTCAGTCTCATGCCAGTATAAACATATCTCATTATTTGGTTAGTGCATACCTTAGGTCTTCTAAAgtcattttctctgtgtttgtcttacAGAGGACACTCACTCGCTTGCTGTCTCACTTATTTTTCCACCAAACACCAAAAGAGCTCAAGGCGTTTCTTACTTCAGTGACTGATTACTTGGCCTGTCagtgtattttaaataaatcagcATGCCAACTATAGATCACTAAACAACAGTATGTGCTTTTTAGCCCTGCCTATAGAAgatatattgttttgtttttaaattaaccatttttttttatctttcagGATTTTTCTGATGTCTTTAAGTGAAGCTGTGCTTGTATTTGTATGGTTTATACTGGATTGCAGTATTTAACACAGTATATATACATCGTTTTAGTATTCTGCCACTAACCTTTAAATATTTGGAACAGGAAGTCAAACTTCACATTtagataatttatttataaaggtGCATAACCAGGACACATGCATGTGTTTTCAAATGCCAGTGTCACTATACTCTTAAACACATGCGCTCTGGTAATTATTCTGTGGTGATTTTCTAACACACATTATTAAGAATTACATAAACTCTTAATTCATAAGTCAAGTATTGCTTATATATGtagaattcatattaatgtGTATGTAAAGACATGAGATTTGCTGACTTGTTCAAAGGCAGTCctttaaaatacagtttttagaAGGCATGTATCAATCTCTGACAATCATGTGATTATTAGTCTTTTGACAGACCTTTAGGACTTGACGTGTAAGTGTTACTGAGTTTAATCCCAACTTCTTTATGCACAGAAATGCATCTATATGTTGACAGTATAGATGATTTTGGCTTCAATATATCTTTATTCCGTTACGAAAAAGGGATGTTGCactttttagatgtttttttctcccttgcTGCCCCAATTCCGGTACAATCCACTGATtatctctttctgtttttgttgtttgttttttttcttttgctaggAGCGCAATAGAAATAAACCGTAACCTTCAAGCAAGCTGTCTGCTAGAACTGCAACACTAATGATGTAGGACCTTAAATCAAATTTGCCTAACGACAAGGAGGAAAGGCTTTCACAATCTTTCCGCTGAAGATGACAATGTATCTGAACACTTGAACATGACCATAGTTGGACTCATCTGTATCCGTTGACTGGTGCACCAAACCCCGTGTTCCTGTCTCACAAGAAAAAGAACGTAACCCACAATGAAAAACTCTGTCTTTAAAGCACTTTCAAGTCCTCAGCAGCCTCTACCAATACCCTTAACTCTCTAActttctttgattttgtttgtgagcaACTAACTGACTAACCCGAGTAGTCAGATGATTTCACCAAGcttatttgtcctttttttcttttctctttttttttttttaaatgcctcaAATGTTTGGGATATTGGTGAGCTTCATCAGGCCCGGAAGACAATTAAATATGATATGTATAAATTAGTCTTGTACTTGAATCTGTATTCAGCCATCTGATCCTCATCAGACAGAGGCTGGCGATGATTGACAGGTGGGATGAAAGAATTGGGAAGCAGCCACAATCATGCCAATCATAGGATGTATCCTCCATCTACCTGTTTCCATCCTTTCTGCATTTGTTTCTGTGTACCAAAAGATAACAATTATGCAGCAGGCTGGCAAGTGCTGGCTAGTGCAcatctttgggttttttttgcccCTCCCCCCTTTTTTCCTTGTGATTCTGTCATTCTGAAGTGCATTTGTCTGAGGagaaagctgctgctgctgctgctgtggtagAACTATCGGCGGCCTTCGCTGGCCCCATGGTTGACTGTCTTAGCTCTGATGTTGGTGTACTCTACCGTACCTCAGGCCCAATCCGACTGTCTGTCCTCAACAACTCTTAGCACTTTTGGGAGAACCTCCTCATCAACACCTGCTGGACTTGACAGAGATTCCTCCAAAAAGGCAAGACATCAACTGCAAGGATGTGACAGTTTTCTCCTCTAGGTAACTCACTAGCTAAATAAAAATTACTCATGTTTAGCGAAATCactgctttttgtcttttttcttatatttgccTCACAATGTGTACACACTGTGTTCTGCCTttataaataatgttttttcaGTATTTAATGCATTCAATAATCttaaaaaaatccacaaaagCCCCTTACAATAAACAAGTACAGTAGCAGGAACTCTCCTTTCCGCATCAATCCCGCTTATTCTTCAAAGAGGTCGGACAATATGAGTAAATTAACAGCCAAGGGATGCCTGGATATTTATGAGGGATGCATGAGGCAAGAAGCCTGCCTAAACCGTGTCAGTTAAGATCACGCTACACATGCACAGTATAAGAACCAACACTAGAATGTATGACATGACCGGTTGGCTTCATTGTAACCCAGGTTCTCTGAGTGGCTACAGGCTGCTCAGAAAGGCGTTCCAGTCAAcacaaaaaaccttaaaaacactAAAGGGAAATGCATGCAGAAGACAAATCACAGATAAAATACTTTACTACTCAACAGTTCAAACTTTGAAAGCATCAACATTCAGTTAGTGCAACATGAAATCAAACACTGAAGATAAGCTAATTTTTTAAGTTTTGCTTagtaatgttttattaaaacaacaacatgatcTCATTTACTTGTGATAATGCTAAAAGGTCAATGAAGGAAACACATTTACTTATGCTGTGCCCATCCTAAGTTGCTTAACACTGAAGGTgtaaatatttagttttttactCCACATTTAAGATATAAAAAAGACTTAACAAAACTAAGAACGacaacaaaaaaattacaataatcttAACAAACACAGGCAAATTAAAACCTTTTGTTACTCTGTCCAAAACAGTCAGTGTGTGGTTAGTGTACCTTGTCATAGTTTGAGTGTTTGTGGCTTGTTTATAGCTATACTAGAGAgacttttcaattcaattcagttcaattcaattttatttatacagtgccaaatcacaacaaccgtcgcctcaaggtgctttatattgtaagatagacCCTACAattatacatacagagaaaacccaacaatcatatgaccccctatgaccccctatgagcaagcactttggcgacaatgggaaagaaaaaaaactcccttttaacaggaaaaacctccgtcagaaccaggctcagggaggagcggccatctgccgcgaccggttggggtgcaTTGGAATCATTTCACCTGGTTTCATTTACTGAACTGTTGTAATATTTCATAACAAAACAAGGATGAAAAAAAGCCCAAAAGATGTATACAGTAGTTGTGTatcaatttttttcttcttttctcactCAAGAACTGAACTATAACAGCTAGCACCAACTTGACCAACCATGGCAGTAAAATTATAATAACAAGTAATTTGGAGTATTAATGCTTTTACACTTTAACTCAAAATGGATTTTGCATGTAGGATTTGTACTTTTATATGGTTGTTTTAGTCCCATTTCCTCCACTGCATGCAACATTTACCCCGTCAATATTAACCAGGCACTGTGAACTACAGAAATAAACTTTTCAGGTCTGAAAAGTCCCAGTttcaacaacacaaacatgctGGTAGATTCATGCAGTGCTACAAGAAACAAGGTGATGCACTCATTATGAATGGTTACAGCACAGATCAGTGAGGGCTGCAGCAAACCTGACATCAATTCCATTTCACAGCTTTGGGATGAACTCGAGGCTGCATCCTGCATGATGTACAGTGGTAGAAAAAGTACTCAGAACTTTTACTTCAATTGAAGTATTAATACTACACTGTAGAAATATTCTGTTGCCTGTCATGCATTAAATATTTGACTTTAATAGAAACCAAAAACTGTGATCCAACTGCTACTGAAATGCACTCACCTTTACATCCCcagtgaccaaaaaaaaaacaaaaaaacaaaaaaaaacaacccctgGACCATGTATTATTCCCTACCTGCCTATATGTTATCAATACAAACACTGGCATcaagaaacacagttttaaatagTTCTATTTAGCAGTGTTATTGCTGTGACCTCCAGATCAATGTATTGatcttgaaggagaggtcaaatgtgacatatttTAAGTCTTTATATGATACGTTCTATATGTTTCCAACGTACACCACACTCTAAGTTATGAGGGTTTTGTCAGTTTTCGACAACTGAATCaataagttgaccttgaagaccttggtGGATGTGAGCCAAATTATAATGGATTGTCAGCATCAGAGTATCGGTGGGCATTTGGGAAACCTTGGACCTGCATGTTAACAGATAAAAACATATATTCTTTTTGATTCTGTGATGTGAAAAGATGAACTATGCAGAATTAAGCTTCAGCTTTATCTTGGGCCCATTATTTCCTTTATCTGATGGCTTAAGTTTAACTGCGTTTACTATAATCGATGAAATGAAACTGTCACAAAAAGATTTTAGTGTTTCTTTCAATGTCTTCTCCACTAGAGTGCGCCATCACATCACATTCTTCCAAATGTTCCCCTGCTCTGCTACCAAGACACACTACAAAGCCTTTCCTGTAAGCAGCAAAGCCCTCTTTCTTCTCAAGCCCTCCTACTCCTACAGACACAATTATACCAGGATGAGAAGCACTTGTTGTGCTTCCACGGCTTTTTGGAGCAATTAATGGCTGCTCACCAAGCTGTGCCGTGAGAGGTGGGGTAGTGAGGAGCGAGAGAAAGAGGATGTAAGCGGGGAATGAGAAAAATCCCCCTTTATGTTTGTCAAGGAGGAAGAAAGGGCTGTAATTATAACATTGTAGGCTTTGGATTGCAACttctctcctctgtgtgttAATTTGTGCCCCCATCAGGTCTTTGCAGGCAGCTTTTGAAAAGACCACACTCTTCCTGCCTCCATTTGTCTGTGAACACAACAGACAAACTAAGCGGGAAACTCGTTATTTATTCGCCTCACAATGCCCTCACAATTACTACTTGGGTGTGATGGTGCACAAATTCTTAAATATGCAGAAACCACGAATTTAATTAGAGATCTCTGATGTGTTGTTGATGTAACCTTGCTCATTTAACTGATGAAAAGTGCAGCAAAACCACCTCTTTCTCCGCTGTTTTGTGAATACCACACATCTGTAGCTTTTAAATAAGTAGGATTAAACAGAGAAACATATGCAGTGCAGACCCACTCCTCTTTTGGTTCAGTTTCAATGGCTTGTCATGTTGTACTTATCTTTTAAGGAGTCAAAGTAGCTGGTTAATGACTTTAACGTCACCATGCAGTTAATTTGCCCCTATCCACAGTGGCCAAAGCTGTTCCAATAAAATGCCAGGCAaagtttctatttatttatttcttttttcaaactATCAAAATGTCCTTCTGGAGAGAGATTCTGTCGAGTGAAGATGAGAGAGAAGAAGCAGCATCCACTGCTCAGAGAGCTGAAATGCCTTTGAAGTTTCAGTCACACTGAAGGCTCATCAACACATGGCTCAAGGCAAGGTTAGGGCAAGTCTCAGGGTTGGCACTTCCTCGATGTTTTGAAGGTTTTCATACTCTGGGCCAAGGCATGTCACTCAATACGTCCTCACAGAACATTAGTCCAATTGATGACTATGTTAACTGACACGCAGTTGATCAGaggagcttgaaatcattcttTATACATATTTAGATGCTACCAGTTAAAAGTGGCGTAATGCGAGAGCATCAACAATTGCAAATGTCAGCGGCGTCCCATTCAAAGCCGTGCCGAAGTTTCAAGGTGTTACTCAGCAAGCCaagtgaaataatcagcagagTTTTATTTCCCATTTGAAAAAGCAGGGTTTTGACTGACAGTAATGTCTAAGTATTCTGCCTGCCCTTTCCCAAGGTGtctctgttgccatggttataTCATTATCAGAGAACTGAAAGTAGAGACTGAGCATTTTGCCGAACACAATGATATAATGTAGATGTGAGCTGAAAAGGCTTTATTACCGCTTACAATGAAAAAATAGACATGAGTCATTTGCAGTCTAATAGTTTCTCAATATTTTTTTGGTAATTGAGTTAATGCAGGTGT
It contains:
- the ythdf3 gene encoding YTH domain-containing family protein 3 isoform X3 is translated as MSATTVDQRPKGQGNKVQNGSMHQKDGVNDDDFEPYLSGQTNQSNSYPPMSDPYMPSYYAPSIGFPYSLGEAAWSTAGDPPMPYLTTYGQMSNGEPHFIPDGVFSQPGALGNTPPFLGQHGFNFFPGNADFSTWGTSVSQGQSTQSSVYSNSYGYAPSSLGRAITDGQAGFGSDTQLSKVPVLNSIEQGMTGLKLGTDMVAAVTKTVGSPLGGTAGMSSMSASNLPPSVSSSAPKPASWAAIAKKPAKPQPKVKPKANMGIGGGAAIPPPPIKHNMNIGTWDDKGSLNKPPLAQTMMPPQPLVQQPLLGQPQPLLQNPLPPQPQHQPQHQHQHQPFQLQSLQSPQHPQPLPPGPPHLHLPSQPPQALHQQQPQQPGPPPNRWVAPRNRGEGFGLCVGIPPSASPCSGEVHPVLEKLRALNNYNPKDFDWNLKNGRVFIIKSYSEDDIHRSIKYSIWCSTEHGNKRLDGAYRSLGNKGPLYLLFSVNGSGHFCGVAEMRSPVDYNAYAGVWSQDKWKGKFEVKWIFIKDVPNNQLRHIRLENNDNKPVTNSRDTQEVPLEKAKQVLKVIATYKHTTSIFDDFAHYEKRQEEEEALRKERNRNKP
- the ythdf3 gene encoding YTH domain-containing family protein 3 isoform X1; the protein is MSATTVDQRPKGQGNKVQNGSMHQKDGVNDDDFEPYLSGQTNQSNSYPPMSDPYMPSYYAPSIGFPYSLGEAAWSTAGDPPMPYLTTYGQMSNGEPHFIPDGVFSQPGALGNTPPFLGQHGFNFFPGNADFSTWGTSVSQGQSTQSSVYSNSYGYAPSSLGRAITDGQAGFGSDTQLSKVPVLNSIEQGMTGLKLGTDMVAAVTKTVGSPLGGTAGMSSMSASNLPPSVSSSAPKPASWAAIAKKPAKPQPKVKPKANMGIGGGAAIPPPPIKHNMNIGTWDDKGSLNKPPLAQTMMPPQPLVQQPLLGQPQPLLQNPLPPQPQHQPQHQHQHQPFQLQSLQSPQHPQPLPPGPPHLHLPSQPPQALHQQQPQQPGPPPNRWVAPRNRGEGFGLCVGIPPSASPCSGEVHPVLEKLRALNNYNPKDFDWNLKNGRVFIIKSYSEDDIHRSIKYSIWCSTEHGNKRLDGAYRSLGNKGPLYLLFSVNGSGHFCGVAEMRSPVDYNAYAGVWSQDKWKGKFEVKWIFIKDVPNNQLRHIRLENNDNKPVTNSRDTQEVPLEKAKQVLKVIATYKHTTSIFDDFAHYEKRQEEEEALRKRTLTRLLSHLFFHQTPKELKAFLTSVTDYLACQCILNKSACQL
- the ythdf3 gene encoding YTH domain-containing family protein 3 isoform X2 — protein: MHQKDGVNDDDFEPYLSGQTNQSNSYPPMSDPYMPSYYAPSIGFPYSLGEAAWSTAGDPPMPYLTTYGQMSNGEPHFIPDGVFSQPGALGNTPPFLGQHGFNFFPGNADFSTWGTSVSQGQSTQSSVYSNSYGYAPSSLGRAITDGQAGFGSDTQLSKVPVLNSIEQGMTGLKLGTDMVAAVTKTVGSPLGGTAGMSSMSASNLPPSVSSSAPKPASWAAIAKKPAKPQPKVKPKANMGIGGGAAIPPPPIKHNMNIGTWDDKGSLNKPPLAQTMMPPQPLVQQPLLGQPQPLLQNPLPPQPQHQPQHQHQHQPFQLQSLQSPQHPQPLPPGPPHLHLPSQPPQALHQQQPQQPGPPPNRWVAPRNRGEGFGLCVGIPPSASPCSGEVHPVLEKLRALNNYNPKDFDWNLKNGRVFIIKSYSEDDIHRSIKYSIWCSTEHGNKRLDGAYRSLGNKGPLYLLFSVNGSGHFCGVAEMRSPVDYNAYAGVWSQDKWKGKFEVKWIFIKDVPNNQLRHIRLENNDNKPVTNSRDTQEVPLEKAKQVLKVIATYKHTTSIFDDFAHYEKRQEEEEALRKRTLTRLLSHLFFHQTPKELKAFLTSVTDYLACQCILNKSACQL